Proteins encoded together in one Microcoleus sp. bin38.metabat.b11b12b14.051 window:
- a CDS encoding XisI protein — protein sequence MDTQLKYQKIIKTILREHANFRNTIPDGYQSQLLFDDEQGGYLVLDIGWNEDNYLHATPIHINLIEGKIWIQYDDTEEGVATDLLAAGVPKEDIVLGFRHPQVRQYTEFGTGFSCQDEGIVAELAGMESVSITS from the coding sequence ATGGATACCCAATTGAAATACCAAAAGATTATCAAAACCATACTTCGGGAACACGCTAACTTCCGCAATACTATACCTGACGGCTATCAGTCTCAACTGTTATTTGATGATGAACAAGGAGGTTACTTAGTCTTGGATATTGGCTGGAATGAGGACAATTATCTTCATGCTACACCAATTCACATCAATTTAATCGAGGGTAAAATCTGGATTCAATATGATGATACTGAAGAAGGAGTGGCTACCGATTTACTAGCAGCAGGTGTTCCGAAAGAAGATATTGTACTGGGTTTTCGCCATCCTCAAGTGCGGCAGTATACTGAGTTTGGAACAGGTTTTAGCTGTCAGGATGAGGGAATTGTTGCTGAATTGGCTGGTATGGAGTCAGTCTCAATTACGAGTTGA